In Erpetoichthys calabaricus chromosome 6, fErpCal1.3, whole genome shotgun sequence, one genomic interval encodes:
- the mafaa gene encoding transcription factor MafAa: MASDLSMNGEMPNSPLAIEYVNDFDLMKFEVKKEPPESERYCHRLPPGSLSSTPISTPCSSVPSSPSFCAPSPGALSNPNPSSGSSSNSNVSQNPANKPQLEDLYWIPNYQHHINPEALNLTPEDAVEALIGNAHHHHHHHQGYDGYRGQQFGGEELSATAAGHHHQVHHHHHHHAHHLRLEERFSDDQLVSMTVRELNRQLRGFSKEEVIRLKQKRRTLKNRGYAQSCRFKRVQQRHMLESEKCTLQTQVEQLKQDVARLAKERDLYKEKYEKLASRSFSREPPQGPQPKDFFM; this comes from the coding sequence ATGGCCTCGGACCTCAGTATGAACGGAGAAATGCCCAACAGCCCCCTTGCCATAGAGTACGTCAATGATTTCGACTTAATGAAGTTCGAGGTCAAGAAAGAACCCCCTGAATCGGAACGCTATTGCCACCGGTTGCCCCCTGGCTCTTTGTCTTCCACCCCTATCAGCACCCCGTGCTCCTCCGTGCCTTCCTCGCCCAGCTTTTGCGCGCCTAGCCCCGGGGCACTCTCCAACCCTAACCCAagcagtggcagcagcagcaacagcaacgTAAGCCAGAACCCGGCCAACAAGCCTCAGCTAGAGGACCTCTATTGGATACCCAACTACCAGCACCACATCAACCCCGAGGCCCTGAACCTGACTCCTGAAGACGCGGTGGAGGCACTCATCGGCAACGcacaccaccatcaccaccatcaTCAGGGCTACGACGGCTACAGGGGGCAGCAGTTCGGGGGTGAGGAACTCTCCGCCACAGCTGCCGGCCACCACCACCAGgtccaccaccaccatcatcatcacgCCCATCACCTGCGCCTCGAGGAACGCTTCTCGGACGATCAGCTGGTCAGCATGACCGTACGGGAGCTCAACCGGCAGCTGCGGGGTTTTAGCAAAGAGGAGGTGATTCGCCTGAAACAGAAGAGGCGCACCCTGAAGAACCGGGGCTATGCACAGTCCTGCCGCTTCAAACGCGTCCAACAGAGACACATGTTAGAGAGCGAGAAATGTACCCTGCAGACCCAGGTGGAACAGCTCAAACAGGACGTGGCTCGGCTGGCCAAGGAACGGGACCTTTACAAAGAGAAGTACGAGAAACTGGCCAGTCGCAGCTTCAGCCGGGAGCCGCCACAGGGCCCCCAGCCCAAAGACTTCTTTATGTGA